The following nucleotide sequence is from Mucilaginibacter sp. cycad4.
AGCTTGCCCGATGTTCCCTGCGCCTGTTTGTCAGAATACTTGATCTCGATCTTCTGGCTGTAGCTTTCGGGGTTGACCTGCACAAACATGGAGCCTTCCTCATTTTTGCTCTGAGGATCGGACCAGGCCACGATCTTCATTTTGGTTACGTTATCGGCCATCAGCGTTCGTTTTTATTTTTCAAAATCTCCAGGATCTGTTCCACGCACTCGGCAATGATCTCGTCCTTATCACCGCCGCCACCGCCTTTGCTGCCACCGCCCCCAGCGGACTTTGAATCCTGTTCGGCAGGGCTTTGGTTTACGCTCACGCGGATGTTCAGTTCTCTGATCTCAATTGGCATAACATCAGGTTTGAAGGGTGTAATACTGATATTGCAGCTCAAAGCTTTCAATAGCAATGCTGTTTTGCTCAGCGTTCAGATCGCTCAGGCTCCATTTTTTGGGCCAGGCCTGCACTACGTTCCAGGTTAAAAGCGGGTCATGTTCTTCGTTAAGCAGGCTTACGGTAAGGTCTTTAGGTTCGATAATGAAATTATTGAACACGTTATTACACCAGTTCATCAGCAGTTTTGATTCGGTAATGAGCCCCCGTTTCAGCACCAGTGCCGGAAACTTGGCCCTTACCGGCAGCGCGTGTTCAAAACGATTTTCACCGCCCTCCTTTTTGGATTCTGTTTCCATCTCCATGGATAGGCCCGATACGTTCTGGAACCGGCTGTCGATTTCTTCATCGCCAATGCCCGTAAACACCACCTTAAAGTGAAAACCTAAAGGCGGATAACCCGATTTAGCGTCGAAGGCCATGGTTAGCCGTTTTTAATGGTTAAACCTTCATGTGCAACCTCAAGCGTTTCAATTGCAGCCTCGTTGGCATCTGCCTTCAAATCGGCCGACTGAATTTTAACCGGGAAGGCATTTTTAACCGACCATGTAACTACCGGCTGATGCTCTTCATTAAGCAGGTTAATGGTAAGGTCACGGCGGTCTATCTGATTTAGTTTTACGGTGTTCATCCAGTCATAAAACTCGTTATCGTTAGCAAATGTGCCGCGTTTTAGGGTGATATTACCATATTTGCGCATGCCGGGCATTTTTACCTTGTTATATTCCTTGCTGCTGCCTTCGCGGTATTCAACCACTTCGGTCTCAATCTGTAAACCGGTTACTTCGGTAAAACCGATGCGTGTGCCACCCCAGTCAACCTGGAAATGGAATTTGGGTAGAGGATAATTTGCCATTTTATTTGTTTTAAATGAAATTCAATTGATTTTTTAACTCTCCTGCATTTTGTGTGAAAAGCGGAGGATGATGAACTCGGCAGGCCTTACTACAGCCATACCTATTTCAACTATCATGCGGCCCTCCAAAATATCGAGCGCGGTCATGGTTTCGTTAAGGCCCACATTTACAAAAAATGCGTCTTCGGGCTTAGCGCCCTGTAAGGCACCGGCACGCCATTGCAGCGTTAAAAAGTTTTGGATCATCACCCTCACTTTTGTCCAGGTGTTGGCATCGTTTGTTTCAAATACAAAAGGATAAGTAGCCTTTTTAACCGATTCCTCAACCATGATAAAGAAACGCCTGACAGGGATGTAGCGCCATTCGTTATCATTACCTGCTAAGGTACGCGCACCCCAAACCAAAGTACCCCGGCCCGCAAAAGCCCTGATAGCGTTGATCGATTTACCGGTGGCTGTAACGTTCATATCGTCCTGGTCGCTGTTGTCAATTTTCACAACAGGGCCAATCACATTATTAAGGCTCACATTGGCGGGTGCTTTCCAAACGCCGCGGGTACCGTCAACGTTGGCATAAACCCCGGCAATTGCTCCCGATGGCGGGATGGTGCTCCTTTTAGTCGTTATTGCCGAGTTTGCAGCGCCGAAAAATACGTTTCCGGAAAATAGTGCCTGCTCGGCGAGGTTTTCATAAAACAGGGCGCCATTTATTAATGCGCCAAAACCCGTTAAAATAGTAGCAACGGTATCCTGCAGTGCCTGTACAACAGAAAGTGCACCGGCTGCATCCTTGGTAAAGTTGTCTGCATTGGCAGCTATAGCTGCATAGTTGGAGTTAGCTACCCAGGGCGTGTTATCTAATACCGAATAAACAGGTGTTGGATTACGACCGGCAGTTGTATTAGCAGCAACCTTGGCATTTTTTTCGTAGGCAATAAGGTTGGTGATGGCAGCGGCAAGCTTTGCATCTTTACTCAATGCATCGATATCTTTGCCATATAACGCACCAACGGCGGGAGCATCTTTAGCCTTTTTACCCGCGGTAACAATGGCCGCCAGCAAATCGAGGTAACTGGTTAGCTGTACATCGGGCG
It contains:
- a CDS encoding phage tail protein, translating into MAFDAKSGYPPLGFHFKVVFTGIGDEEIDSRFQNVSGLSMEMETESKKEGGENRFEHALPVRAKFPALVLKRGLITESKLLMNWCNNVFNNFIIEPKDLTVSLLNEEHDPLLTWNVVQAWPKKWSLSDLNAEQNSIAIESFELQYQYYTLQT
- a CDS encoding DUF5908 family protein → MPIEIRELNIRVSVNQSPAEQDSKSAGGGGSKGGGGGDKDEIIAECVEQILEILKNKNER
- a CDS encoding phage tail protein; translation: MANYPLPKFHFQVDWGGTRIGFTEVTGLQIETEVVEYREGSSKEYNKVKMPGMRKYGNITLKRGTFANDNEFYDWMNTVKLNQIDRRDLTINLLNEEHQPVVTWSVKNAFPVKIQSADLKADANEAAIETLEVAHEGLTIKNG
- a CDS encoding phage tail sheath C-terminal domain-containing protein, whose protein sequence is MAYKTPGVYVQEIALFPPSVAQVETAIPAFIGFTAFALTPEGKSLVNVPTRIKSLLEFESLFGGGYVPATIKVTVNPATNQILNVAPDKRFHLYVSLRQYFDNGGGPCYIVSVGDFSSAVTAPPISGGIDTLSAEDEPTLILFPDAVELVAGGKPDLVAFSGLQTKALGLCASMQDRFSILDVLQGDKRQDVTNKPIDNFRSSIGINNLNYGAAYYPWIITTYDVNVDFRQMEFWNNASPSVKITNYDGFSKSAAEKALVTNLQNAIKDTDKVIGSVFSTAADATALRVSGIDAVKAKLTALANNIAKNITPDVQLTSYLDLLAAIVTAGKKAKDAPAVGALYGKDIDALSKDAKLAAAITNLIAYEKNAKVAANTTAGRNPTPVYSVLDNTPWVANSNYAAIAANADNFTKDAAGALSVVQALQDTVATILTGFGALINGALFYENLAEQALFSGNVFFGAANSAITTKRSTIPPSGAIAGVYANVDGTRGVWKAPANVSLNNVIGPVVKIDNSDQDDMNVTATGKSINAIRAFAGRGTLVWGARTLAGNDNEWRYIPVRRFFIMVEESVKKATYPFVFETNDANTWTKVRVMIQNFLTLQWRAGALQGAKPEDAFFVNVGLNETMTALDILEGRMIVEIGMAVVRPAEFIILRFSHKMQES